The window TCGAGGAAGTCGCGCGCACCGGGCATCGGCCCCATGCCGGCGATCACGTCCTGGATGTCGGGCAGGCCGAGCTTCCTTTCGGCCAGGATGTTCAGCCGGTACTTCATCAGCGTGTCGTAGTTCGGCTCGTCGCGTGTCGTGCGGCGCAGCTCCGGGATGCCGGTGCGCTCGGCGAATTCGATCCAGATTTCGGGAACCAGCACACCTTCGAGGTCGAGACAGACGATCTGCACGGCGATATTCCTGTTTCGGCGGATAAACGAACCCCCGATTCTAGCAGCCGAGGCGGGCTCCACCGCGGCACGCGGAATATGTTGGGTTCAAAAATATTTATCCGTCGGGAACCAATCGCCGACGCGGCGGTCTGGGGAATATGGCCCTATAATGGCAGGGCTAAATGCGTAACCCTTGGCCGATGGAGGCCATTTCGCGGGACGGCTCCGGTCGTCCCGCTTTTTCTTGCCTGCTCGCCCTCAACTGACGAGGAGGTTGCGCACGCGCAGTCCCTGCCGCGCGAAGTGCTGGCGCAATTCGTCCTGGTGCTCGAAGTCGCGCGTCTCCATCTGCAGGATCACCTCGGTCATCCCCACCGGCACGTGCAGTTCACCGCGCCGGTGTTCGACGTGGCGCACGTTCATGCCGAGGTCGGCGACGGTTTTCAGCAGGGCCAGCAGCTGCCCCGGCGCGTCCGAGATCGTCACCGCGACGCACATCAGCCGCCCGCTGGACGCGAGGCCGTAGTCGATCGAGCGGCCCACGAGCGTCATGTCGACGTTGCCGCCGGAGATCACGACCACCGCGCGGTCGTCGGGGCGCAGCGCGATCTTCTTCTGCATCAGCGCCGCCAGGCCGACGACGCCGGCGCCCTCGCCGATCGTGCGCGTGCGCTCGAGCAGCATGACGATGGCCTCGGCGATGGCGTTGTCGTCGACGGTGACGATCTCGTCCACGTAGCGCGCGATGACGCGACGCGTGAGCTGGCCGGGACGCTTGACCCTGATGCCGTCGGCGATGGTGTGCGCGCCGGGCAGCACTTCTTCCAGCGCGCCGTCGCGCAGGTAGGTGCGCCACGGCGCGACCGCCTCGGTCTGCACGCCGATCACGCGGATATCCGGGTTCTGCAGCTTGAGCGCGAGCGCGACGCCGGAAATCAGCCCGCCACCGCCCAGCGGCACGATCGCGACGGTCATGTCGGGGGCGTCTTCGAGCATCTCCAGGCCGCAGCTCGCCTGCCCGGCGATCACGTCCCAGTCGTCGTAGGGGTGGAGGAAGGCGAGCCCTTCGGCCTTCGCCAGCCTCAAGGCCTCGTCGGTCGCGGTTTCCAGCGTCTCGCCGACGAGGCGCACGTCGGCCCCCAGCCTGCGGCACGACTGGATCTTGGTGAGCGGGGCGTTCGCGGGCATGCAGACGACGGCACGCAGCCCGCATTGGGCCGCCGCGCGCGCGACGCCCTGCGCATGGTTGCCGGCGGACGCGGCGACCACGCCGGTGGGCGGGTTGGCGCCGGCCAGCAGGCGGCCGATCTTGTGCGTGGCGCCGCGCAGCTTGAACGAGCCGGTGCGCTGCAGGTTCTCGAGCTTGAGGCGCAGCGGCACGCCCAGTTCCTCGGAGAGCGGATCGTTCTGCCACTGCACGGTGCGCAGGATGGCGTCGCCAATGCGCTCGCGCGCGGCGAGCAGGTCGTTCAGGGCCAGCGGAATCGTGGCGGGGGGCATCGTGTCTCCTCGGTGCGGGGCCTCTGCGGGCCCTCGTCAGGGGTTCGGGCGGGATTCGAGACTCAGTCGGCCGGCAGCGCCTCCAGCGCTTCCGAAATCTCCAGCCAGCGCAGTTCCGCCTCGTCGATCCAGCCGGCGAGCTCGGCCTGGCGCTTGAGCAGCGTCTGCAGCTGCGCGGAATCGCCGCCCGTGTACAGCGCGGGGTCGGCGAGACGCGCGTCGAGCAGCTTCTTCTCGCCCTGCCAGCCGGCGAGCTTCTTCTCAAGCTGGTCGATCTCCTTCACCAGCGGACGACGCGCGGCGAGCCGCGCCTGACGCTCGGCCGCGGACTGCGCGCGGTCGGCCTTGCGCGCGGCCTTGTCGGCCTCGCGGTCGGGGCATTTCGCCGCTTCGGCGGCCTGCGCGCGGCGCGTCGCGAGCCAGTCGCGGTAGTCGTCGAGATCGCCGTCGAAGGGCTGGATGCGGCCGTCGTCGACGAGCAGGAAGCGGTCGCAGGTCGCGCGCAGCAGCGCCCGGTCGTGCGACACCAGCACCATGCCGCCGTCGTAGTCCTGCAGCGCGAGGGTGAGCGCGTGGCGCATCTCGAGATCGAGGTGGTTGGTCGGCTCGTCGAGCAGCATCAGGTTGGGGCGCTGCCAGATCATCAGCGCCAGCGCGAGGCGCGACTTCTCGCCGCCGGAGAAGGGGCCGCAGGGGGTGGTCGCCGGCGTCGAGCTGCCGCCGACGCCGTCGCCGCGGAAGTCGAAGCCGCCGAGGTAGTCGCGCAGCTCCTGCTCGCGCGTGCGCGGGTCGAGCCGAACCATGTGCTGCAGCGGCGATTCGTCGGGGCGCAGGGTCTCCAGCTGGTGCTGCGCGAAGTAGCCGATCGCGAGCCCCTTGCCTTCGCTGCGGCTGCCGGCGGCGAGCGCCAGTTCGCCCGCGAGGAGCTTGATCAGCGTCGACTTGCCGGCGCCGTTCCTGCCCAGCAGGCCCACGCGCTCGCCCGGGCGCAGCGTCAGGCGGATGCGGTCGAGCACGGTACGGTCGCCATAGGCGACGGCGCCGTCCTCGATCTGCAGCAGCGGATCGGGCGCGGCCGGGCCTTCGCGGAAACTGAAGGAGAAGGGGTTGTCGATGTGGGCGGCGGCGATGCGCTCCATGCGCTCGAGCGCCTTGATGCGGCTCTGCGCCTGGCGCGCCTTGGTGGCCTTGGCGCGGAAGCGGCGGATGTAGTCCTCGATGTGGGCGATCTCGCGCTGCTGCTTGTCGAACATCGCCTGCTGCTGCGCGAGGCGTTCGCCGCGCTGGCGCTCGAAGTCCGAGTAGCCACCGGTGTAGAGCGTCAGGCGCTGCTGTTC is drawn from Azoarcus sp. DN11 and contains these coding sequences:
- the ilvA gene encoding threonine ammonia-lyase, whose protein sequence is MPPATIPLALNDLLAARERIGDAILRTVQWQNDPLSEELGVPLRLKLENLQRTGSFKLRGATHKIGRLLAGANPPTGVVAASAGNHAQGVARAAAQCGLRAVVCMPANAPLTKIQSCRRLGADVRLVGETLETATDEALRLAKAEGLAFLHPYDDWDVIAGQASCGLEMLEDAPDMTVAIVPLGGGGLISGVALALKLQNPDIRVIGVQTEAVAPWRTYLRDGALEEVLPGAHTIADGIRVKRPGQLTRRVIARYVDEIVTVDDNAIAEAIVMLLERTRTIGEGAGVVGLAALMQKKIALRPDDRAVVVISGGNVDMTLVGRSIDYGLASSGRLMCVAVTISDAPGQLLALLKTVADLGMNVRHVEHRRGELHVPVGMTEVILQMETRDFEHQDELRQHFARQGLRVRNLLVS
- a CDS encoding ATP-binding cassette domain-containing protein; translated protein: MIQFRNLRLARGAKVLVDAASLQIHPGWRVGLTGANGTGKSSLFALLRGLLHQDQGDLDIPAGWQIAHVAQETPALAKPAIEYVLDGDAELRDVEARLAAAEAAHDGAHIGELHARLHEIGGYASRARAAALLDGLGFVGNDAERPVSDFSGGWRMRLNLAQALMCRSDLLLLDEPTNHLDLDAVIWLEQWLRDYRGTLLLISHDREFLDACVTHITHIEQQRLTLYTGGYSDFERQRGERLAQQQAMFDKQQREIAHIEDYIRRFRAKATKARQAQSRIKALERMERIAAAHIDNPFSFSFREGPAAPDPLLQIEDGAVAYGDRTVLDRIRLTLRPGERVGLLGRNGAGKSTLIKLLAGELALAAGSRSEGKGLAIGYFAQHQLETLRPDESPLQHMVRLDPRTREQELRDYLGGFDFRGDGVGGSSTPATTPCGPFSGGEKSRLALALMIWQRPNLMLLDEPTNHLDLEMRHALTLALQDYDGGMVLVSHDRALLRATCDRFLLVDDGRIQPFDGDLDDYRDWLATRRAQAAEAAKCPDREADKAARKADRAQSAAERQARLAARRPLVKEIDQLEKKLAGWQGEKKLLDARLADPALYTGGDSAQLQTLLKRQAELAGWIDEAELRWLEISEALEALPAD